One Triticum dicoccoides isolate Atlit2015 ecotype Zavitan chromosome 5B, WEW_v2.0, whole genome shotgun sequence genomic window carries:
- the LOC119308544 gene encoding glucan endo-1,3-beta-glucosidase 4-like isoform X1 produces the protein MLGRNNMSPDRLEAVLMLLMLMVYNASGAFVGINIGTNVSDLPSASDIVSILKAKKIQHVRLVDSDHEMLVALANTGIEVMVGVPNNQLLRVGQSRPTAADWINKNVAAYIPATNITYIAVGDEILTTVPNAALVLVPALQFLQSALLAANLNTQVKLSSPHSMDMISKAFPPSTATFNSTWSSVMLQYLGFLKKTGSSFMLNAQPYYGYVKGQGVFPLEYALFRSLNPNSQIADPNTNLFYTNMFDAMVDATYNSMKAMNFTDIPVMVTASGWPWHSARKEPAADVDNALAYNTNLIRHVLNNSGTPSQPNNQVSTYLFELFSEDLRSGSVSGESWGIMFSNASAVYSLTFEDVATASTDSPALHGMFCVANSSAPHSALKQTLDWACGPGSANCSAIQPGQPCYKPDDTVAVASYAFNDYYHRTQASGGTCNFNSTATISSTDPSHGSCKFAGSTGANGSGMASGPASQDSSASQSQSFWLTWLIAMLLPVLLLM, from the exons ATGCTTGGGCGCAACAATATGTCGCCCGACAGACTAGAGGCCGTGCTGATGCTGTTGATGCTCATGGTTTACAATGCTTCAG GAGCATTTGTTGGTATCAACATTGGCACTAACGTGTCAGACCTGCCATCAGCATCAGACATAGTCTCCATCCTTAAAGCCAAGAAGATTCAACATGTTCGCTTGGTTGATTCAGACCATGAGATGCTAGTCGCCCTTGCGAATACTGGAATTGAAGTGATGGTTGGTGTGCCAAATAATCAGCTGCTCCGCGTGGGGCAATCTCGTCCGACAGCTGCTGATTGGATTAACAAGAATGTTGCTGCCTACATTCCAGCAACAAACATCACGTATATTGCCGTGGGTGATGAGATTCTTACTACTGTCCCAAATGCAGCTCTTGTTCTAGTACCTGCATTGCAATTCCTCCAATCCGCACTGTTGGCTGCGAACCTCAATACCCAGGTGAAACTATCAAGTCCTCATTCAATGGATATGATCTCTAAGGCATTTCCTCCTTCTACTGCCACTTTCAACTCGACATGGAGCTCAGTAATGTTACAGTATCTTGGATTTCTGAAGAAGACAGGATCTTCCTTCATGCTTAATGCTCAACCATACTATGGCTATGTGAAAGGGCAAGGTGTATTCCCTTTAGAGTATGCCCTGTTTCGATCACTCAATCCCAACAGTCAGATTGCAGATCCGAACACCAATTTGTTCTATACCAATATGTTTGACGCTATGGTTGATGCCACATACAACTCAATGAAAGCAATGAATTTCACCGATATTCCTGTTATGGTCACAGCTTCTGGTTGGCCATGGCATAGTGCACGCAAAGAACCGGCTGCGGATGTTGATAATGCTCTGGCCTACAATACAAATCTCATACGCCATGTACTAAATAACTCTGGTACCCCTAGCCAGCCAAATAATCAAGTAAGCACATACCTGTTTGAGTTGTTCAGTGAGGATCTTCGGTCAGGATCTGTTTCGGGGGAAAGTTGGGGGATTATGTTTAGCAATGCAAGTGCAGTGTACTCCCTGACATTTGAAGATGTGGCTACAGCTAGTACTGATTCACCGGCTTTGCACGGGATGTTTTGTGTGGCAAATTCAAGTGCACCCCATAGTGCATTGAAGCAAACTTTGGATTGGGCATGTGGCCCTGGTTCCGCAAACTGCAGCGCAATTCAACCTGGGCAGCCGTGCTACAAACCAGATGACACTGTAGCTGTTGCTTCGTATGCTTTCAATGATTATTATCATAGAACACAAGCAAGTGGAGGAACATGCAACTTTAATAGCACAGCAACGATATCATCTACGGATCCAA GCCATGGTTCATGTAAATTCGCAGGAAG CACCGGTGCCAATGGCAGTGGTATGGCTTCTGGACCTGCGAGCCAAGATAGTTCTGCTTCACAATCTCAATCTTTCTGGTTGACTTGGCTAATCGCCATGCTGCTGCCCGTTCTACTTCTCATGTAA
- the LOC119308544 gene encoding glucan endo-1,3-beta-glucosidase 4-like isoform X4, giving the protein MLGRNNMSPDRLEAVLMLLMLMVYNASGAFVGINIGTNVSDLPSASDIVSILKAKKIQHVRLVDSDHEMLVALANTGIEVMVGVPNNQLLRVGQSRPTAADWINKNVAAYIPATNITYIAVGDEILTTVPNAALVLVPALQFLQSALLAANLNTQVKLSSPHSMDMISKAFPPSTATFNSTWSSVMLQYLGFLKKTGSSFMLNAQPYYGYVKGQGVFPLEYALFRSLNPNSQIADPNTNLFYTNMFDAMVDATYNSMKAMNFTDIPVMVTASGWPWHSARKEPAADVDNALAYNTNLIRHVLNNSGTPSQPNNQVSTYLFELFSEDLRSGSVSGESWGIMFSNASAVYSLTFEDVATASTDSPALHGMFCVANSSAPHSALKQTLDWACGPGSANCSAIQPGQPCYKPDDTVAVASYAFNDYYHRTQASGGTCNFNSTATISSTDPITRNGQTCQ; this is encoded by the exons ATGCTTGGGCGCAACAATATGTCGCCCGACAGACTAGAGGCCGTGCTGATGCTGTTGATGCTCATGGTTTACAATGCTTCAG GAGCATTTGTTGGTATCAACATTGGCACTAACGTGTCAGACCTGCCATCAGCATCAGACATAGTCTCCATCCTTAAAGCCAAGAAGATTCAACATGTTCGCTTGGTTGATTCAGACCATGAGATGCTAGTCGCCCTTGCGAATACTGGAATTGAAGTGATGGTTGGTGTGCCAAATAATCAGCTGCTCCGCGTGGGGCAATCTCGTCCGACAGCTGCTGATTGGATTAACAAGAATGTTGCTGCCTACATTCCAGCAACAAACATCACGTATATTGCCGTGGGTGATGAGATTCTTACTACTGTCCCAAATGCAGCTCTTGTTCTAGTACCTGCATTGCAATTCCTCCAATCCGCACTGTTGGCTGCGAACCTCAATACCCAGGTGAAACTATCAAGTCCTCATTCAATGGATATGATCTCTAAGGCATTTCCTCCTTCTACTGCCACTTTCAACTCGACATGGAGCTCAGTAATGTTACAGTATCTTGGATTTCTGAAGAAGACAGGATCTTCCTTCATGCTTAATGCTCAACCATACTATGGCTATGTGAAAGGGCAAGGTGTATTCCCTTTAGAGTATGCCCTGTTTCGATCACTCAATCCCAACAGTCAGATTGCAGATCCGAACACCAATTTGTTCTATACCAATATGTTTGACGCTATGGTTGATGCCACATACAACTCAATGAAAGCAATGAATTTCACCGATATTCCTGTTATGGTCACAGCTTCTGGTTGGCCATGGCATAGTGCACGCAAAGAACCGGCTGCGGATGTTGATAATGCTCTGGCCTACAATACAAATCTCATACGCCATGTACTAAATAACTCTGGTACCCCTAGCCAGCCAAATAATCAAGTAAGCACATACCTGTTTGAGTTGTTCAGTGAGGATCTTCGGTCAGGATCTGTTTCGGGGGAAAGTTGGGGGATTATGTTTAGCAATGCAAGTGCAGTGTACTCCCTGACATTTGAAGATGTGGCTACAGCTAGTACTGATTCACCGGCTTTGCACGGGATGTTTTGTGTGGCAAATTCAAGTGCACCCCATAGTGCATTGAAGCAAACTTTGGATTGGGCATGTGGCCCTGGTTCCGCAAACTGCAGCGCAATTCAACCTGGGCAGCCGTGCTACAAACCAGATGACACTGTAGCTGTTGCTTCGTATGCTTTCAATGATTATTATCATAGAACACAAGCAAGTGGAGGAACATGCAACTTTAATAGCACAGCAACGATATCATCTACGGATCCAA TCACCAGGAATGGTCAGACGTGTCAGTAA
- the LOC119308544 gene encoding glucan endo-1,3-beta-glucosidase 4-like isoform X3, producing the protein MLGRNNMSPDRLEAVLMLLMLMVYNASGAFVGINIGTNVSDLPSASDIVSILKAKKIQHVRLVDSDHEMLVALANTGIEVMVGVPNNQLLRVGQSRPTAADWINKNVAAYIPATNITYIAVGDEILTTVPNAALVLVPALQFLQSALLAANLNTQVKLSSPHSMDMISKAFPPSTATFNSTWSSVMLQYLGFLKKTGSSFMLNAQPYYGYVKGQGVFPLEYALFRSLNPNSQIADPNTNLFYTNMFDAMVDATYNSMKAMNFTDIPVMVTASGWPWHSARKEPAADVDNALAYNTNLIRHVLNNSGTPSQPNNQVSTYLFELFSEDLRSGSVSGESWGIMFSNASAVYSLTFEDVATASTDSPALHGMFCVANSSAPHSALKQTLDWACGPGSANCSAIQPGQPCYKPDDTVAVASYAFNDYYHRTQASGGTCNFNSTATISSTDPKLEVAQLWKYWFDQS; encoded by the exons ATGCTTGGGCGCAACAATATGTCGCCCGACAGACTAGAGGCCGTGCTGATGCTGTTGATGCTCATGGTTTACAATGCTTCAG GAGCATTTGTTGGTATCAACATTGGCACTAACGTGTCAGACCTGCCATCAGCATCAGACATAGTCTCCATCCTTAAAGCCAAGAAGATTCAACATGTTCGCTTGGTTGATTCAGACCATGAGATGCTAGTCGCCCTTGCGAATACTGGAATTGAAGTGATGGTTGGTGTGCCAAATAATCAGCTGCTCCGCGTGGGGCAATCTCGTCCGACAGCTGCTGATTGGATTAACAAGAATGTTGCTGCCTACATTCCAGCAACAAACATCACGTATATTGCCGTGGGTGATGAGATTCTTACTACTGTCCCAAATGCAGCTCTTGTTCTAGTACCTGCATTGCAATTCCTCCAATCCGCACTGTTGGCTGCGAACCTCAATACCCAGGTGAAACTATCAAGTCCTCATTCAATGGATATGATCTCTAAGGCATTTCCTCCTTCTACTGCCACTTTCAACTCGACATGGAGCTCAGTAATGTTACAGTATCTTGGATTTCTGAAGAAGACAGGATCTTCCTTCATGCTTAATGCTCAACCATACTATGGCTATGTGAAAGGGCAAGGTGTATTCCCTTTAGAGTATGCCCTGTTTCGATCACTCAATCCCAACAGTCAGATTGCAGATCCGAACACCAATTTGTTCTATACCAATATGTTTGACGCTATGGTTGATGCCACATACAACTCAATGAAAGCAATGAATTTCACCGATATTCCTGTTATGGTCACAGCTTCTGGTTGGCCATGGCATAGTGCACGCAAAGAACCGGCTGCGGATGTTGATAATGCTCTGGCCTACAATACAAATCTCATACGCCATGTACTAAATAACTCTGGTACCCCTAGCCAGCCAAATAATCAAGTAAGCACATACCTGTTTGAGTTGTTCAGTGAGGATCTTCGGTCAGGATCTGTTTCGGGGGAAAGTTGGGGGATTATGTTTAGCAATGCAAGTGCAGTGTACTCCCTGACATTTGAAGATGTGGCTACAGCTAGTACTGATTCACCGGCTTTGCACGGGATGTTTTGTGTGGCAAATTCAAGTGCACCCCATAGTGCATTGAAGCAAACTTTGGATTGGGCATGTGGCCCTGGTTCCGCAAACTGCAGCGCAATTCAACCTGGGCAGCCGTGCTACAAACCAGATGACACTGTAGCTGTTGCTTCGTATGCTTTCAATGATTATTATCATAGAACACAAGCAAGTGGAGGAACATGCAACTTTAATAGCACAGCAACGATATCATCTACGGATCCAA AACTGGAAGTAGCTCAATTGTGGAAGTATTGGTTTGACCAATCCTGA
- the LOC119308544 gene encoding glucan endo-1,3-beta-glucosidase 4-like isoform X2, with amino-acid sequence MLGRNNMSPDRLEAVLMLLMLMVYNASGAFVGINIGTNVSDLPSASDIVSILKAKKIQHVRLVDSDHEMLVALANTGIEVMVGVPNNQLLRVGQSRPTAADWINKNVAAYIPATNITYIAVGDEILTTVPNAALVLVPALQFLQSALLAANLNTQVKLSSPHSMDMISKAFPPSTATFNSTWSSVMLQYLGFLKKTGSSFMLNAQPYYGYVKGQGVFPLEYALFRSLNPNSQIADPNTNLFYTNMFDAMVDATYNSMKAMNFTDIPVMVTASGWPWHSARKEPAADVDNALAYNTNLIRHVLNNSGTPSQPNNQVSTYLFELFSEDLRSGSVSGESWGIMFSNASAVYSLTFEDVATASTDSPALHGMFCVANSSAPHSALKQTLDWACGPGSANCSAIQPGQPCYKPDDTVAVASYAFNDYYHRTQASGGTCNFNSTATISSTDPNAGLSIHVSLVSLSQH; translated from the exons ATGCTTGGGCGCAACAATATGTCGCCCGACAGACTAGAGGCCGTGCTGATGCTGTTGATGCTCATGGTTTACAATGCTTCAG GAGCATTTGTTGGTATCAACATTGGCACTAACGTGTCAGACCTGCCATCAGCATCAGACATAGTCTCCATCCTTAAAGCCAAGAAGATTCAACATGTTCGCTTGGTTGATTCAGACCATGAGATGCTAGTCGCCCTTGCGAATACTGGAATTGAAGTGATGGTTGGTGTGCCAAATAATCAGCTGCTCCGCGTGGGGCAATCTCGTCCGACAGCTGCTGATTGGATTAACAAGAATGTTGCTGCCTACATTCCAGCAACAAACATCACGTATATTGCCGTGGGTGATGAGATTCTTACTACTGTCCCAAATGCAGCTCTTGTTCTAGTACCTGCATTGCAATTCCTCCAATCCGCACTGTTGGCTGCGAACCTCAATACCCAGGTGAAACTATCAAGTCCTCATTCAATGGATATGATCTCTAAGGCATTTCCTCCTTCTACTGCCACTTTCAACTCGACATGGAGCTCAGTAATGTTACAGTATCTTGGATTTCTGAAGAAGACAGGATCTTCCTTCATGCTTAATGCTCAACCATACTATGGCTATGTGAAAGGGCAAGGTGTATTCCCTTTAGAGTATGCCCTGTTTCGATCACTCAATCCCAACAGTCAGATTGCAGATCCGAACACCAATTTGTTCTATACCAATATGTTTGACGCTATGGTTGATGCCACATACAACTCAATGAAAGCAATGAATTTCACCGATATTCCTGTTATGGTCACAGCTTCTGGTTGGCCATGGCATAGTGCACGCAAAGAACCGGCTGCGGATGTTGATAATGCTCTGGCCTACAATACAAATCTCATACGCCATGTACTAAATAACTCTGGTACCCCTAGCCAGCCAAATAATCAAGTAAGCACATACCTGTTTGAGTTGTTCAGTGAGGATCTTCGGTCAGGATCTGTTTCGGGGGAAAGTTGGGGGATTATGTTTAGCAATGCAAGTGCAGTGTACTCCCTGACATTTGAAGATGTGGCTACAGCTAGTACTGATTCACCGGCTTTGCACGGGATGTTTTGTGTGGCAAATTCAAGTGCACCCCATAGTGCATTGAAGCAAACTTTGGATTGGGCATGTGGCCCTGGTTCCGCAAACTGCAGCGCAATTCAACCTGGGCAGCCGTGCTACAAACCAGATGACACTGTAGCTGTTGCTTCGTATGCTTTCAATGATTATTATCATAGAACACAAGCAAGTGGAGGAACATGCAACTTTAATAGCACAGCAACGATATCATCTACGGATCCAA ATGCAGGTTTGAGTATTCATGTATCGTTGGTCTCACTATCTCAACACTAA